A portion of the Pedobacter cryoconitis genome contains these proteins:
- a CDS encoding acyltransferase family protein, with product MKSKENLVSLDVLRGIACLLVWISHVRVATRYFVDSRFDFIQVFSAWGKESVMIFFILSGIVINLSSQNKTDQWQYFKKRFIRIYPIYLAILLICFACDNLILGHAIVPGIFIGNLLLSATLDGYLVPTMPLNPAVWSISCEAFFYLLFGLIYKSKRLSAIWVWFAVCCLSIIYRLLIVSDIGIVNHFIFLLNNSFLWILGYLVFEYRNKFQTSLSVALCGLFMIPLVTRLHQLPGNVHEVMYFVGGIFLLPLFIYLLRDDTITDRKKIVINYKWVIPIYIMSVLLLWQYSNSLASSKIIYTLLPWLSLILYYKPIQFNIKWVYNKSKPFFRFFAGISYPLYLLHMPIMYLMFYFIPDQKLIGAILCIFLTISMSYLFEIYLFKRPAALLNAYSKLRLSAAKQDQS from the coding sequence ATGAAGTCAAAAGAAAATCTTGTTTCACTGGATGTATTAAGAGGCATAGCCTGCTTACTTGTCTGGATCAGCCATGTAAGGGTTGCCACCCGGTATTTTGTAGACTCCAGGTTTGACTTTATCCAGGTTTTCTCTGCCTGGGGAAAGGAGTCTGTCATGATATTCTTCATTTTATCAGGTATAGTGATCAATCTCAGTTCGCAGAATAAAACGGATCAATGGCAATATTTCAAAAAGCGGTTTATCCGCATTTACCCCATTTATCTGGCTATACTTTTAATTTGCTTTGCCTGCGACAACCTGATATTAGGACATGCCATAGTTCCAGGGATCTTTATAGGCAATCTATTGCTCTCGGCCACTCTTGATGGTTATTTAGTACCTACTATGCCGTTAAATCCTGCCGTTTGGAGTATAAGCTGTGAAGCCTTTTTTTACCTTTTGTTTGGCCTGATCTATAAATCAAAAAGATTGAGCGCGATATGGGTATGGTTTGCAGTTTGCTGTCTGTCTATAATTTATAGACTGCTAATAGTTAGTGATATAGGAATAGTTAATCATTTTATATTTTTGCTGAACAATTCCTTTTTATGGATACTCGGATATCTTGTTTTTGAATACCGGAATAAATTCCAGACCAGCTTATCAGTTGCATTATGCGGACTATTCATGATCCCTCTGGTAACCAGGCTTCATCAATTGCCGGGTAACGTCCATGAAGTTATGTATTTCGTAGGCGGGATTTTCTTATTACCCCTTTTTATCTACCTGCTTAGAGACGATACCATAACGGATAGAAAAAAAATAGTTATCAATTATAAGTGGGTTATCCCTATTTATATAATGAGTGTACTCCTGTTATGGCAGTATTCAAATTCGCTGGCCAGCAGTAAGATTATTTATACCCTACTACCCTGGTTGTCTTTAATTTTATATTATAAACCAATTCAGTTTAACATAAAATGGGTATACAATAAATCTAAACCATTTTTCAGATTCTTTGCCGGTATTTCCTACCCGCTATATCTGTTGCATATGCCAATAATGTACCTGATGTTTTACTTTATCCCCGATCAAAAACTCATAGGGGCTATACTATGCATATTTTTAACTATATCAATGAGTTACCTTTTTGAAATCTATTTATTTAAAAGGCCAGCTGCTTTATTGAATGCTTATAGCAAATTGAGATTGAGTGCGGCGAAACAGGATCAGTCTTGA
- a CDS encoding glycosyltransferase → MRILLVMDPFIPVPPAHYGGIERVIYDIACQYVKLGHRVTIVAGPNSKSPDRLITYGLNGSLDPSINIKLLTTVFFILRKEIKQHDVIHNFGRLLFLFPFLKHKIPKVQTYMRTVNRKNIEWLDKLRPVNLTYTAVSNAITNTGKTNKSKWVTIYNCAPIEQFKFKATVSPKGYLAFLGRIERCKGLHNAIKVAQLTNSKLVIAGNISAIEKERIYFEQEIMPLIDGDQISYIGEVDNAQKNELLGNAIALLTPVEWFEPFPIIIPEAYACGTPVLGFDDGGIAEGIDENITGYISQNTEEMAQQVKKISQLDRYACRLKAETTYSDVKIADDYLSVYRSNL, encoded by the coding sequence ATGAGAATATTACTGGTAATGGATCCATTTATACCTGTGCCGCCAGCGCATTATGGCGGTATAGAACGTGTAATTTATGATATTGCCTGTCAATATGTGAAACTTGGGCACCGCGTAACTATTGTTGCCGGACCAAATTCAAAATCACCTGACAGGTTAATCACTTATGGATTGAATGGCTCCTTAGATCCATCCATCAACATCAAATTGCTTACCACTGTTTTTTTTATACTGCGAAAAGAAATCAAGCAACATGATGTGATCCATAACTTTGGCCGTTTGCTCTTTCTGTTTCCTTTCTTGAAACATAAAATACCTAAGGTACAAACTTACATGCGTACAGTTAACCGGAAAAACATTGAATGGCTGGATAAATTACGGCCCGTAAACCTTACTTATACTGCTGTTTCCAATGCAATTACTAATACTGGCAAGACCAATAAAAGTAAGTGGGTAACCATTTATAACTGTGCCCCGATTGAACAGTTCAAGTTTAAAGCAACGGTATCACCTAAGGGGTATCTTGCCTTTTTGGGAAGAATAGAGCGATGTAAAGGACTCCATAATGCGATTAAAGTGGCACAGCTAACCAATAGCAAACTGGTCATCGCAGGCAACATATCGGCAATCGAGAAAGAAAGAATTTATTTTGAACAGGAAATAATGCCATTGATCGATGGTGATCAGATCAGTTACATTGGCGAGGTAGATAATGCTCAAAAAAACGAATTACTGGGAAATGCCATTGCCCTGCTTACTCCTGTTGAATGGTTTGAGCCTTTTCCTATCATTATACCAGAGGCTTATGCCTGCGGGACACCAGTGCTTGGTTTTGATGACGGGGGAATAGCAGAAGGCATCGACGAAAATATAACGGGATACATCAGCCAAAACACCGAAGAAATGGCACAGCAGGTAAAAAAGATAAGTCAGCTTGATCGTTATGCCTGCCGGTTAAAGGCAGAAACCACTTACAGTGATGTTAAAATCGCAGATGATTACTTATCTGTTTACAGATCCAATCTATGA
- a CDS encoding glycosyltransferase translates to MQRIRMSMSYFNQYGWDAEVVSVDPEYLDFPKDELLIESLPAATKIHYVKAFHKKWTSKIGLGSIALRALLFYLLKVNQLLKKQKFDLIYFSTTQFPICILGAYWKKRFNIPYVIDMQDPWHSDYYQDKPKAQQPPKYWFSYRINKYLEPLAMNHVDGLISVSADYINLLKHRYSRIRHIPQAIITFGAFQKDFDTAKKNQHLFKPLLSSDFINIVYIGRGGYDMHKAITPLIRGLKSGLTIDPLKFSRVRLHFIGTSYAAEGQGKQTILPLAKQYGVEDYVVEITDRISYFHTLVTLQNADALFIPGSDDPKYTASKIYPYLSANKITLAIFNSHSPAMDVLKEYGVKHSYHYDDPTLDHKVNLFLNEVSGKEIPEISYNASTVDKYSAKSMTLHQCSLFNQVLAATSN, encoded by the coding sequence ATGCAGCGTATTAGAATGAGCATGTCTTATTTTAACCAATATGGATGGGATGCAGAAGTCGTTTCCGTTGATCCGGAATATTTAGATTTTCCAAAAGATGAGTTACTGATAGAAAGCCTGCCAGCAGCTACCAAAATTCACTATGTTAAAGCATTCCATAAAAAATGGACCTCAAAAATTGGCTTGGGTAGTATCGCATTAAGAGCGCTCTTGTTCTACCTGTTAAAGGTAAATCAGCTACTTAAAAAGCAGAAATTTGATCTCATTTATTTTTCAACTACCCAGTTTCCCATCTGCATTTTAGGTGCGTACTGGAAAAAACGCTTCAATATCCCTTATGTTATAGACATGCAGGACCCCTGGCATTCTGACTACTACCAAGATAAACCTAAAGCACAGCAGCCTCCTAAATATTGGTTTTCTTACCGCATCAATAAATATCTTGAACCTCTGGCGATGAATCATGTAGATGGCTTGATCAGCGTATCGGCAGATTATATTAATCTATTAAAGCATCGTTATTCCCGAATCCGGCACATTCCTCAAGCAATAATCACCTTTGGAGCATTTCAAAAAGACTTTGATACCGCAAAAAAAAATCAGCATTTATTTAAACCACTGTTGAGCAGCGATTTTATAAACATAGTGTACATTGGCAGAGGGGGTTATGACATGCATAAGGCCATAACACCTTTAATTAGGGGATTAAAAAGCGGACTGACAATCGATCCTTTAAAATTCAGCAGGGTCAGACTGCATTTTATCGGTACCAGCTACGCTGCAGAAGGCCAGGGGAAACAAACGATACTGCCATTGGCAAAACAATATGGAGTAGAAGATTATGTGGTGGAAATTACAGATAGGATAAGCTATTTTCATACCCTGGTTACCCTTCAAAATGCTGACGCGTTGTTTATACCTGGCTCCGATGACCCAAAATACACCGCTTCAAAAATTTATCCTTACCTGTCTGCAAATAAAATAACGCTAGCCATATTCAACAGCCATAGTCCGGCGATGGACGTTCTCAAAGAATATGGAGTAAAGCATTCCTATCATTATGATGACCCCACTCTTGATCATAAAGTAAATCTTTTTTTGAATGAAGTATCAGGCAAGGAAATTCCTGAAATCAGCTATAACGCAAGCACTGTTGATAAATATTCGGCAAAAAGTATGACCTTACACCAATGTTCACTATTTAATCAAGTATTGGCTGCCACGTCTAACTGA
- a CDS encoding glycosyltransferase, whose product MLINNPLNLFYEEPDPDRWIKYDRYPRKIIRRLIRGKQRPGGVMMIAVNLMKGLDKIGVPYRFNDYKYIKNHPEEIACIIGKPNLLFGKNWENPVIFGAGVYSHPIECPDLFTKYPNVKRFLVPGEWMRKMCEPYYLDKVIAWPTGIDTDHWLTVTTQPKEFDFLIYNKIQGDQLPDAIMETLKKQNLTYQSINYGTYTQHELKHKLANSQAAIFLSKSETQGLAYQQILATGTPILAWEKGGYWEDPAYFPHQVKYRPVSAVPYWDERCGIKFNTIADFEAKLPVFLDNLSHFQPRAYILENLTLEKCAVQYIEIYQQVKKEIK is encoded by the coding sequence ATGCTGATCAATAACCCTTTAAACTTATTCTATGAAGAGCCCGATCCGGACCGGTGGATCAAATATGACCGATATCCAAGAAAAATCATACGTCGCCTGATCAGAGGTAAACAGCGTCCTGGAGGGGTAATGATGATTGCGGTCAACTTAATGAAAGGGCTTGATAAAATAGGTGTTCCTTATCGTTTTAACGATTATAAGTATATTAAAAATCATCCTGAAGAGATTGCCTGCATTATTGGAAAACCAAATTTATTATTTGGGAAAAACTGGGAAAACCCTGTCATATTTGGCGCCGGTGTATACTCCCATCCTATTGAATGTCCAGACCTGTTCACTAAATATCCAAATGTAAAACGTTTCCTTGTCCCAGGGGAATGGATGCGCAAGATGTGTGAACCTTATTATCTGGATAAAGTAATCGCCTGGCCCACAGGAATAGATACAGATCACTGGCTCACAGTGACTACGCAGCCCAAAGAATTTGATTTTTTAATCTATAATAAAATACAAGGCGATCAGTTACCTGATGCTATTATGGAGACACTCAAAAAACAAAATCTTACTTACCAGTCTATCAATTATGGAACCTATACGCAGCATGAATTGAAACATAAACTTGCAAATTCCCAAGCCGCAATTTTCCTGAGCAAAAGTGAAACACAAGGTTTAGCCTATCAGCAAATTTTAGCTACTGGTACACCTATATTGGCATGGGAAAAAGGAGGATACTGGGAAGATCCAGCTTATTTCCCCCATCAAGTTAAATATCGGCCAGTCAGTGCTGTGCCTTACTGGGATGAGCGTTGCGGTATAAAATTTAATACGATAGCTGATTTCGAAGCGAAACTTCCCGTTTTCCTGGATAACCTTAGCCACTTTCAGCCACGTGCTTATATCCTGGAAAACCTGACACTGGAAAAATGCGCAGTACAATATATAGAGATCTATCAGCAAGTTAAAAAAGAAATCAAATGA